One genomic segment of Aulosira sp. FACHB-615 includes these proteins:
- a CDS encoding sigma-70 family RNA polymerase sigma factor — protein MINNHTDGDVKMLSTKDRNTLAEANKKLVHKVVHRAKTTCREPYEDLFQIGYIGLLKAADRFDIATGNAFSSFAIPYIQGEIQHFLRDQWQLIKVPRTALETKAKVKRLQKNLATLGREAESLQIALGLGIKQEQWQSLDAIDSNLAISLDELIHEPIAFDESEEIGKELLLKCLGKLRGKQRTALLEKFFNNLTIEQIAKKQKVSPEQVRASVNLGLTKLRILISQEL, from the coding sequence TTGATAAATAATCACACAGATGGTGATGTCAAAATGTTGTCAACAAAGGATAGAAATACGCTTGCTGAAGCTAATAAAAAGTTGGTTCACAAAGTCGTTCATCGCGCTAAAACTACTTGTCGTGAGCCTTATGAGGATTTATTTCAGATAGGATATATCGGTTTGTTAAAGGCGGCAGATAGATTTGATATCGCCACGGGAAATGCTTTTAGTTCATTCGCTATTCCCTATATTCAAGGGGAGATTCAACACTTTTTGCGCGACCAATGGCAGTTGATCAAAGTCCCACGCACCGCGCTTGAGACTAAAGCAAAAGTCAAAAGGTTGCAGAAAAATTTAGCAACTTTAGGGCGAGAAGCGGAATCATTGCAGATAGCTTTGGGACTGGGGATAAAACAAGAGCAATGGCAGAGTTTAGATGCAATTGATAGTAATTTAGCTATTAGCTTGGATGAACTCATCCATGAGCCGATCGCGTTTGATGAATCAGAAGAAATCGGTAAGGAATTGCTATTAAAGTGCCTTGGCAAGCTTCGAGGCAAACAGCGAACAGCACTTCTTGAAAAATTTTTCAACAACTTAACCATAGAACAGATTGCTAAAAAGCAAAAAGTCTCACCCGAACAAGTGAGAGCTTCTGTTAATCTAGGACTTACTAAATTAAGAATATTAATATCTCAAGAATTATGA